The Triticum aestivum cultivar Chinese Spring chromosome 3A, IWGSC CS RefSeq v2.1, whole genome shotgun sequence genome includes a region encoding these proteins:
- the LOC123058528 gene encoding RING-H2 finger protein ATL67 has protein sequence MTTPSLLSSLATLGLGYSIAIALGFLVLLASVLLASYFCFRHGEGAGGHFAGAITPTSSSSHPSITVPRVLFVAEGSESPEAYSSAAAAASSPVGLDLAAIASYPKVLFSRAAGGDAMCSICLSEYMDGVMLRLMPECRHRFHVMCLDAWLRRSASCPVCRSSPIPTPVTTPLATPLSELVPLSQYAADRRRSR, from the coding sequence ATGACGACACCGTCCCTCCTCTCCTCGCTCGCCACGCTCGGCCTCGGCTACTCCATTGCCATCGCGCTTGgcttcctcgtcctcctcgcctCCGTCCTGCTCGCGTCCTACTTCTGCTTCCGacacggcgagggcgcgggcggccACTTCGCCGGCGCCATCACGCCCACGTCCAGCTCCAGCCACCCCTCCATCACCGTCCCGCGCGTGCTGTTCGTCGCCGAGGGGTCCGAGTCCCCCGAGGCCTACTCCTCGGCAGCCGCGGCCGCCTCGTCGCCAGTCGGGCTCGACCTCGCTGCCATCGCGTCGTATCCCAAGGTCCTCTTCTCCAGGGCCGCGGGCGGCGACGCCATGTGTTCGATCTGCCTGTCCGAGTACATGGACGGCGTGATGCTACGGCTGATGCCCGAGTGCAGGCACAGGTTCCACGTCATGTGCCTCGACGCCTGGCTGCGCAGGAGCGCGTCGTGCCCCGTTTGCAGATCGTCCCCCATCCCCACGCCAGTCACCACGCCGCTCGCGACGCCACTCTCGGAGCTCGTCCCGCTCTCGCAATACGCCGCTGACCGGCGGCGCAGCAGGTGA